From the Polaribacter huanghezhanensis genome, the window TTTATTTCGTTTCCTGCGGTATATAATAAATCTCCACGACCAATTAATTGATCTGCTCCGCCAGCATCTAAAATAGTTCTAGAATCTATTTTTGAGGTAACTCTAAAGGCAATTCTTGCTGGAAAATTTGCTTTGATAATTCCTGTAATTACGTTAACAGACGGACGCTGAGTTGCTACAATTAAATGAATTCCGATGGCACGCGCTAATTGAGCCAAACGTGCAATAGGCGTTTCTACTTCTTTACCAGCAGTCATTATTAAATCTGCAAATTCATCAATAACCAAAACGATGTACGGCAAAAATTGATGTCCGTCATTCGGATTTAATTTTCGCGCTTTAAACTTTACATTGTATTCTTTTATGTTACGAACCATTGCAGATTTAAGCAAATCATAACGATTGTCCATTTCTATACACAAAGAATTTAGTGTGTTAATTACTTTGGTGGTGTCGGTAATAATTGCTTCTTCGCTGTCTGGTAATTTTGCTAAATAATGACGCTCAATTTTATTAAACAACGTTAATTCTACTTTCTTCGGATCCACCAAAACAAACTTTACTTCTGCAGGATGTTTTTTGTACAATAACGATGTTAAAACAGCATTTAATCCAACAGATTTCCCTTGCCCTGTTGCTCCAGCCATTAATAAATGTGGCATTTTTGCCAAATCGATGACAAAAGTTTCGTTAGAAATTGTTTTTCCTAAAGCAATGGGTAATTCCATTGGTGATTCTTGAAACTTCTTTGAAGAAATCACAGAATGCATCGAAACAATGGTTGCTTTTTTATTGGGAACTTCAATTCCGATGGTTCCTTTTCCTGGAATAGGAGCGATGATACGAATTCCTAATGCCGATAAAGACAACGCAATATCGTCTTCTAAATTTTTAATTTTAGAAATCCGAATTCCAGCTTCAGGAACAATTTCATACAAAGTAATCGTTGGACCAACAGTTGCTTTAATTTTTGCAATTTCGATTTTATAATTCTTAAGCGTTTCTAAAATTCTATTTTTATTTGCCTCTAATTCTTCAGGATCAATAGAAATGCTTTCGTTGTATTGTTTTAATAAATTAAAAGTGGGAAATTTAAAGTTTCCTAACTCTAAAGTTGGATCAAATTCTCCAAAATCTTTGACTAATTTTTCTGATAAATTTTCAGTAGAATGTTCTTCTTCTTCAATTTTATCGATATCTATTTGAACTTCTTTTTCTGTAATTTTTTCCTCACCTTCATTTGTTTCATTTTGTAAAACTACGTCTAATAAACTATCTTCATCTTTATTCGTTGTAGTATGTACATCCGAAAAACGACTAATTGTTGGTTGTAAATTTGTTACAGATTTTTCAAATTCAGATTCTTTTTCGGTAGTGTTTTCAAATTCAAATTCGTTCTCAATAATAGCTTCTTCAATCGATTTATCAATGGTGTCGTCTTCGGTTTTTTCTTTTTTCTTTGATCTAAATTTAGACAAAACACTTTCTGGAGTTACTTTAAAACGGATAACGATATAGGTTAAAAATAAAAAGCTTAACACAATTATCAATCCGGTTTTGCCTAAAAATGTTTGTAAATATTCATTAATTTCTACACCGATAATTCCTGCTAAAACAGCAAATTTACCTGGAACAAATCCTAGGGTAATTGAAAACCAAAGCATAATAAGTAACCCTAAATTCCAAGTTTTAACAACTCTTCTAAAAGGCATTTTAAACAACCAATACAAACCGCTTACAAAAAGTAATATCGGAATGATAAATGCTGCAATTCCAAATCCGTCATAAATAAAAAAATGACTTAAGTTAGCACCAACTTTACCCAAAAGGTTTTTTGTTTCAACCGTTTTATCAGCAAATTGAGTTAATGTACTTTGGTCTGCTTGCCAAGAAAAGAAAAATGAGAAAAAAGCAATGATTAAAAAGAGTGAAAACAAAGCTAAAAACAATCCAAAAACAGTATGAGTTTGTCTATTGTTAAAAAATGCTTTTGCTTTTTGAAACCTAGGTTTTCTCACTGTTTTTTGCTTTGTTGTTTTTGCTTTTTTAGCCATTAATTAATTGTAGATTGTAAAAGTGTAAATATAAGTATTTGCTTAGAATAACTCTAGTATTTTAGGAATGTATATAATTCCGACAACAATTAGCGCAAATATGGCTGCAAAACTTGGTGCTCCAGCAGCAATGTCTTTAATGAATCCTATTTTTTTATGAAATTCTGGATGCACAAAATCAGCCATTTTTTCTATTGCAGTATTACATGCTTCTGCAACTAAAACTAAAGCGATTACGATTAATTGCAACATCCATTCTGTTGCAGAAATATCAAAATAAAAACCAATAAAGAATGAAATAAGACCTATAAAAAACTGTGCTTTTATACTATCTTCTGTTGTTATTAATAACCACATTCCTTTTAAAGCAAACCTCATGCTTCGTAGTCTCCCTTTTAAAAAACCATCATTTGGATTTTTCATGTTCTAGATTGATTTTAATGCGGCTTCATAATTTGGCTCGTCAACAATTTCTGAAACTTGTTCTGTATAAATTACATTTCCGTTTTCATAAACAATAACAATTGCTCTTGAATTTAGATTTGCTAAAGGACCATTTGTAATTTCTAATTGATAATCTTTTCCGAATTTTCCAGTAGCAAAATCTGATAACATAATCACATTTTCAATGCCTTCTGCACCACAAAAACGAGCCTGGGCAAAAGGTAAATCTCTAGAAATACAAGCAACAATAGTGTTTTCTAAATTGGCTGCTTTTTTATTAAATTCTCTAACTGATGCAGCGCAAGTTCCGGTGTCAATACTCGGAAAAATGTTTAAAATTACTTTTTTTCCAGAAAAATCTGATAATTTTTTAGAAGATAAATCGACTGTTGTTAAATTGAAGTTTGGAGCTTTTTCTCCTACTTTTGGTAAATCTCCGATGGTGTTTATTGCATTTCCTTTTAAAGTGATATTTGCCATTTTAGTGTTTTTTTAGAATTTCAAAAATAAGAATAATTAAATTATTTTGGGTAGTTATAAATCTTTAAAACCTAATAATTATTTGATCATATTCTAGGATTAATAAATTTTTTATGATAAAAAAAACCGCAACTTAATTAATTGCGTAAGTATGGTTGAAACAATATTATTAATCAATTAATTTATTTATTATGAAAAATTCAAATTATTTTAAAGCTTCCGTATTCATTTTTACATTATTACTAGGGCAAACTATTTTTGCTCAAAAAACCAAAATGGTTGGCGGTGCAGAAATGTATCCAACTAAAAACATTATTGAGAATGCTGTGAATTCTAAAGATCACACAACACTAGTTGCTGCAGTAAAAGCTGCTGATTTAGTGGGCGTTTTATCTAGCGATGGACCTTTTACGGTTTTTGCACCAACAAATAAAGCTTTTAGTATGTTGCCAAAAGGTACAGTAGAGACTTTATTAAAACCAGAAAATAAGATGAAGTTACAATCAATTTTAAAGTATCATGTTGTTGCAGGGAAATGGAATGCAAAAGATATTATAAAAATAATAAAAAAACATAACGGTAAAGCAGTTATTAAAACAGTTAGTGGTGGTGAAATTACTGCTTGGATGAAAGGGGAAAATGTTTATATCTCTGATGAAAATGGTAGAAAAGCTAAAGTTACTATTGCAGATGTAAATCAGTCTAATGGAGTTATCCACGTAATTGACGCTGTTTTATTACCAAAGTAATCAATGTTGTAATTATTTGAATATGTAACACGCTAAATAGCGTTACAGAAAAAAGCTGCTTTTTTAAAAGCAGTTTTTTTTGTTTAACTTTTTTATATAATACCAATTTTAGTAGTTATAAATGATCATTAAAATTATAAAGTGTTATGTAACATTTCAATAGGGTATTTTACGTGTTTTTTAAATTAAAATATCTCGATGTAGAACTTCAAATTTGTATTTTCGCATTCTGAAAATAGTGAATTTTAGCGTGAACTTATCTTTATACACATCAGAATTTAAATACAATTGGAAACTTGCAGCACCTGTAATGTTAGGGATGTTGGGGCATACTTTTGTGAGTTTTGTAGATAATATAATGGTTGGGCAATTAGGAACAGCAGAATTAGCAGCGGTTTCTTTAGGAAACAGTTTCATGTTTATTGCCATGTCTTTAGGAATTGGATTTTCTACAGCAATAACTCCTTTAATTGCAGAAGCCGATTCGGCAAATAATTTTGATAAAGCAAAATCTACTTTTAAACACGGATTGTTTTTATGTACTGTTTTAGGAATTGCATTGTTCTTATTGGTGTTTTTTGCAAAACCATTAATGTATTTAATGAAACAGCCAACAGAAGTGGTTGAGTTGGCAATTCCGTATTTAGATTTGGTGGCTTTTTCGTTAATTCCGTTAGTTATTTTTCAAGCATTAAAACAATTTAGTGATGGACTATCCATGACTAAATATCCTATGTATGCTACATTACTTGCCAATGTTTTAAATGTTTTGTTAAACTATTTATTGATTTTTGGAAAGTTTGGTTTTCCTGAAATGGGAATGGTTGGTGCAGCTTACGGAACATTGCTTTCTCGTGCAGTAATGGTTGTCTATTTATGGTGGTTATTGTCAAAAAAAGAACGTTCAAAACGCTTGATTGCCAATCTAAAATTCTTTATGCTTGATAAATTGATGATTCGGAAACTCATTAATTTAGGAGCACCAAGTGCAATGCAAATGTTTTTTGAAGTGGCTATTTTTACAGCAGCAATTTGGTTGAGTGGTTTGTTGGGGAAAAATCCACAAGCAGCAAATCAAATCGCATTAAATTTATCTTCAATGACTTTTATGGTTGCCATGGGATTAAGTGTTGCATCAATGATTAGAGTAGGAAATCAAAAAGGATTACACAATTATAAAGAACTTAGAAGAATCGCATTTTCTATCTTTTTTATGGCAATTTTATTATCTGTTTTCTTTGCGATTATCTTCTTTTTATTCCACCAATATTTACCAAGAATTTACGTAGATTTTGATGACTCTGTTAATTTTGTTGATAATATGGAAGTTGTTTCTATAGCATCACAACTGTTAATTGCAGCAGCAATTTTTCAAATTTCAGATGGAATTCAAGTAGTAGTTTTAGGTGCTTTGCGTGGTTTACAAGATGTAAAGATCCCGACAATTCTTACCTTTATTTCGTACTGGTTAATTGGCTTTCCGGTAAGTTATTATTTCGGAAAAGAAGAACATTTAGGCAGTTTCGGAATTTGGCTTGGTTTATTAGCCGGATTATCAACCGCAGCCATTTTATTATATATTCGTTTTAATTATTTAACTTTAAAACTTATTAGAGAGAAAGAAAACTAATGTCTCTTTGAGCGAAGTCGAGAGGTTCTAGGTTAGCAGTTCTTGATACAATTTTCTTATTCTCGACTTCGCTCGAATTGACAGAAAATCACTCGAACTGACAGTACAACATAAAAGAAAAAAAGAAAACATGGAGTTACCAAAATTTTTATTAGCAGACAACAGCAATTTCCCAGATGATATTTTTGTATTACACACAGAATATCCTCGTTTTTTAATCAATTTAAAAGACGACGATGTAGAATGGTTTGAAGATTTGTCTGGAGAAAACGAAGAAGATATTGCTACTGAATTAGCAGATTTAATGGATAAAGCTGGCGAATTTTACGATACAGAAATGAAGCAATTTGAATAATCTGGTGAATTTTTAGAAAAAATCCACCAAATTATATATTTAAGCCATTACAGCTGCTTTCTTTGATTTTCTGTAAATAAAAGAATTGAAAATATTTCTTTTTCCGAAGTTATTCATAGATTTTGCATTTACAAACTTTCCAAAAAGAATACGACTCACACCAAAGTATTCGTAGGTGTTTCCATCCGTAAAAGTAACTTCTAACAACATGCTTTTATGATGCCAATCTGCTACTTGAAATTCTGTAATAGTAGTTTTGTAATCTTCTAAATTTGCAGCTTTCGTTTCTGGAGCAATGCTCACTAAAAAATGATAGCCATCAATAATTTTAGTACTTTCTATTTCTGCAATTTCTTTTTTGTCTTCTTCTAAAAATTTATCGGGATGCCATTGTTTTACCAAATTTCTGTAGGTAGTTTTTAGCTCTTTTAAATCGACAGTTCCTTCAACATTAAATAACTTTTTATATTGGCTGATTCTTTTCATTTTCGTGTTTTCAAATTGGAGTGCAAAACTATTGATATTTAATGGATTAAAAGCGAATTATTCTGCCTTTTTTATATGCACTTTTTTGAAGGTAAAATAGTGATTTTTAAGAAAGTATTTCCCGCTGTTTTATTGCTGTAAAGATGTTTGTTATAGTGAAACTTCTTTTGTATTGTTTTTAGGCGGAAATAGTTTTGAAACAATAAATCCAACCAACATCGCCAAGGCAAAAGAAGGCGCAAGCACATCTAATTCTACAAAATACGCACCAACACTTTCAAGATTTGAAATCACAAACTTGAATATGATTACAGATAAAAAACCAGTAATCATAGATGCAATCGCTCCTTTTTCAGAATAGCCTTTCCAAAAAAGAGAAAGGATAATTACAGGACAAAAAGTAGCTGCGATTCCAGACCAACCAAAAATCATAATCCAAAAAACCTGTCGATCAGGATACAAATTGTATAAAAGAATGGCAATTCCAAGTGCCGCTAATGCCATGGCAACTGTTACGAATCTCGAAAACTTTGTCAAGTCTTCATCTTTTAAATC encodes:
- a CDS encoding fasciclin domain-containing protein codes for the protein MKNSNYFKASVFIFTLLLGQTIFAQKTKMVGGAEMYPTKNIIENAVNSKDHTTLVAAVKAADLVGVLSSDGPFTVFAPTNKAFSMLPKGTVETLLKPENKMKLQSILKYHVVAGKWNAKDIIKIIKKHNGKAVIKTVSGGEITAWMKGENVYISDENGRKAKVTIADVNQSNGVIHVIDAVLLPK
- a CDS encoding MATE family efflux transporter, producing MNLSLYTSEFKYNWKLAAPVMLGMLGHTFVSFVDNIMVGQLGTAELAAVSLGNSFMFIAMSLGIGFSTAITPLIAEADSANNFDKAKSTFKHGLFLCTVLGIALFLLVFFAKPLMYLMKQPTEVVELAIPYLDLVAFSLIPLVIFQALKQFSDGLSMTKYPMYATLLANVLNVLLNYLLIFGKFGFPEMGMVGAAYGTLLSRAVMVVYLWWLLSKKERSKRLIANLKFFMLDKLMIRKLINLGAPSAMQMFFEVAIFTAAIWLSGLLGKNPQAANQIALNLSSMTFMVAMGLSVASMIRVGNQKGLHNYKELRRIAFSIFFMAILLSVFFAIIFFLFHQYLPRIYVDFDDSVNFVDNMEVVSIASQLLIAAAIFQISDGIQVVVLGALRGLQDVKIPTILTFISYWLIGFPVSYYFGKEEHLGSFGIWLGLLAGLSTAAILLYIRFNYLTLKLIREKEN
- the tpx gene encoding thiol peroxidase, whose product is MANITLKGNAINTIGDLPKVGEKAPNFNLTTVDLSSKKLSDFSGKKVILNIFPSIDTGTCAASVREFNKKAANLENTIVACISRDLPFAQARFCGAEGIENVIMLSDFATGKFGKDYQLEITNGPLANLNSRAIVIVYENGNVIYTEQVSEIVDEPNYEAALKSI
- a CDS encoding KTSC domain-containing protein, whose amino-acid sequence is MKRISQYKKLFNVEGTVDLKELKTTYRNLVKQWHPDKFLEEDKKEIAEIESTKIIDGYHFLVSIAPETKAANLEDYKTTITEFQVADWHHKSMLLEVTFTDGNTYEYFGVSRILFGKFVNAKSMNNFGKRNIFNSFIYRKSKKAAVMA
- a CDS encoding diacylglycerol kinase family protein gives rise to the protein MKNPNDGFLKGRLRSMRFALKGMWLLITTEDSIKAQFFIGLISFFIGFYFDISATEWMLQLIVIALVLVAEACNTAIEKMADFVHPEFHKKIGFIKDIAAGAPSFAAIFALIVVGIIYIPKILELF
- a CDS encoding FtsK/SpoIIIE family DNA translocase; this translates as MAKKAKTTKQKTVRKPRFQKAKAFFNNRQTHTVFGLFLALFSLFLIIAFFSFFFSWQADQSTLTQFADKTVETKNLLGKVGANLSHFFIYDGFGIAAFIIPILLFVSGLYWLFKMPFRRVVKTWNLGLLIMLWFSITLGFVPGKFAVLAGIIGVEINEYLQTFLGKTGLIIVLSFLFLTYIVIRFKVTPESVLSKFRSKKKEKTEDDTIDKSIEEAIIENEFEFENTTEKESEFEKSVTNLQPTISRFSDVHTTTNKDEDSLLDVVLQNETNEGEEKITEKEVQIDIDKIEEEEHSTENLSEKLVKDFGEFDPTLELGNFKFPTFNLLKQYNESISIDPEELEANKNRILETLKNYKIEIAKIKATVGPTITLYEIVPEAGIRISKIKNLEDDIALSLSALGIRIIAPIPGKGTIGIEVPNKKATIVSMHSVISSKKFQESPMELPIALGKTISNETFVIDLAKMPHLLMAGATGQGKSVGLNAVLTSLLYKKHPAEVKFVLVDPKKVELTLFNKIERHYLAKLPDSEEAIITDTTKVINTLNSLCIEMDNRYDLLKSAMVRNIKEYNVKFKARKLNPNDGHQFLPYIVLVIDEFADLIMTAGKEVETPIARLAQLARAIGIHLIVATQRPSVNVITGIIKANFPARIAFRVTSKIDSRTILDAGGADQLIGRGDLLYTAGNEINRIQCAFVDTPEVEKITDFIGSQRAYPEAYLLPEYVGEEAGTSLDIDIADRDKLFREAAEIIVTAQQGSASLLQRKLKLGYNRAGRLIDQLEAAGIVGGFEGSKARQVLVTDLVALDQLLANEQN